Below is a genomic region from Streptomyces sp. RPA4-2.
CGCCCGGTGCATATGCTCAACCTCGGAATCCTGGCGCACGTAGACGCCGGTAAGACAAGCCTGACCGAGCGCCTGCTGCACTCGGCCGGGGTCATCGACGAGATCGGCAGCGTCGACGACGGAAGCACCCAGACCGACTCCCTCGCGCTCGAACGGCAGCGCGGTATCACCATCAAGTCCGCCGTCGTCTCCTTCGCGATCGACGACGACGTCACGGTCAATCTGATCGACACCCCCGGTCACCCCGACTTCATCGCCGAGGTGGAGCGGGTGCTGTCCGTGCTCGACGGCGCCGTGCTCGTGATCTCGGCCGTGGAGGGCGTACAGGCACAGACCCGGGTGCTGATGCGGACGTTGCGGCGGCTGCGGATCCCCACACTCGTCTTCGTGAACAAGATCGACCGCGGCGGCGCGCGGTACGAGCGCGTTCTGGAGAACATCGTCGCGCGGCTCACCCCGGCGATCGTCCCGATGGGCGAGGTGCTCGGGTCGGGCACCCGCGACGCCCGCTTCGCCCGGTTCACCGCGGAGCGGCTCTGCGGAGCGCGGGCCGACCTGCTCGCCGAGCACGACGACGCGCTGCTGGCCGCGTACGTCGAGGGCCGGGTGTCCGGCGACCGGTTCCGCGACGCCCTGGTGCGCCAGACCGGACAGACGCTGGTGCACCCGGTGTTCTTCGGTTCGGCCATGACGGGCGCGGGTGTCGAGGAGCTGATCGCGGGGATCAGGGAGCTGCTGCCGCCGGCCGAGGGCGCGGCCGACGGCCCGGTCTCCGGCACCGTCTTCAAGGTGGAGCGCGGTCCGGCCGGGGAGAAGATCGCCTACGTCCGGCTGTTCTCCGGGACGCTGCGGACCCGCGACCGGCTGCGCCTGCGCGACGGCGAGGAGGCGAAGGTCACCGCGATCAGTGTGTTCGACCGCGGCGCGGCGGTGCCGGAGCCGGCCGTGACCGCGGGGCGGATCGGCAAGCTCTGGGGCCTCGGGGACATCCGCATCGGCGACACCCTCGGCGTACCGCGGAAATCCTCGGACGACGAGCTTCATTTCTCACCCCCGACCCTCGAAACCGTCGTTGTCCCCCGCCGTCCGGCCGACAGGGGCGCGCTCCATCTCGCGCTCACCCAACTGGCGGAACAGGACCCTCTGATCAATCTGCGCCAGGACGAGCTGCGCAAGCAGGTCTCCGTGTCGCTCTACGGCGAGGTGCAGAAGGAGGTCGTCCAGGCGACGCTGGCCGACGAGTTCGGCATCGAGGTCCTGTTCCGGGAGACGACACCGCTGTGCGTCGAGCGGCCGGTCGGCAGCGGCGCGGCGGTCGAGTTCAACGGAAAGGACCCCAATCCCTTCCTCGCGACCGTCGGGCTGCGCATCGACCCGGCGCCGGCCGGCGCCGGCGTGGAGTTCCGTCTGGAGGTCGAACTCGGAGCGATGCCGTACGCGTTCTTCAAGGCGGTCGAGGACACCGTGGGGGAGACCCTGACCCAGGGGATCCACGGCTGGCAGGTCACTGACTGCACGGTCACGATGACCCACTCCGGTTACTCGCCCCGGCAGAGCCACGCCCATCAGGGCTTCGACAAGAGCATGTCCAGCACGGGGGCCGACTTCCGGGGCCTGACCCCGCTGGTGGTGATGGACGCGCTGCGTGCGGCCGGTACCCGGGTGTACGAGCCGATGCACCGCTTCCGGCTGGAGGCCCCGACCGACACGCTGGGGGCGGTGCTCCCCCTGCTGGTGCGGCAGCACGCCGTGCCGGCGACCACCGAGACGCGCGGAACCGTGTGCGTGCTGGAGGGCCGGATCCCGGTCGCCCGGGTCCATGAGCTCCAGCAGCGGCTGCCGGGCCTGACCCGTGGCGAGGGCGAGCTGGAGTGCGCCTTCGATCACTACGCGCCGGTGGTGGGGGGCGCGCTCCCGGACCGGCCGCGGACCGATCTCAACCCGCTCGACCGGAAGGAGTACCTGCTGAACGTGACGCGAAGGGTCGGCGCGTGACGCGACCGCGTACGACGGAGTGCCTGTGACACGGGGCCCTGTGACACGGAGCCCCGTCACAGGCCGGCGTCCGACGCGTGGGACGGCCGTTCGGAGGTGAGACTTACTCACGAGTCAGATGTATTGACCCTTCGACGCAGCGCGGCGATTGTTGTGGACATGGCGAAGTTACGTGCGCGTCTGCTCGGCGTCCTCGTCCTCCTCACCGGCTTCCTCTCGGCGGCGGGCGCGCCACCGGCCACCGCGGACGGGCTTCCCGACTCCCTGTGGTTCGACGCACCGGCCGCGGCCGGCCTCACCGTCGACGGCGGACGGTTCACCGACGGCCTCGGCCGTGAGGTCGTCCTGCGCGGCTACAACGTCTCGGGCGAGACGAAGCTGGAGGAGAACGGCGGACTCCCCTTCGCCTCGGTCGCCGACGCCAGGAAGTCGGCGACGGCCCTGCGCGCCCTCGGCGGCGGCAACTCCGTGCGCTTCCTTTTCTCCTGGGCCCACGCCGAACCCGTACGCGGTCAGGTCGACACCGCCTACCTTGCCGCGGCCACCGACCAGATGCGCGCCTTCCTGGACGCCGGAATCCGTGTGTACCCCGACTTCCATCAGGACCTTTACTCCCGCCACCTCTTCGACGCGGGCAGTTGGTACACCGGCGACGGCGCTCCCGAGTGGGCCGTGGAGGCGGGGAACTACCCGGCTGAGTCGTGCGGGATCTGCTTCTTCTGGGGCCAGAACATCACCCAGAACGGGGCGGTGAAACAGGCGCAGTACGACTTCTGGCACAACGCCCACGGCCTCCAGGACGCCTTCCTGGCCACGGCCCAGGCGACCCTGGCCTATGTGGAGCAGCACCTCACCGCCGCCCAGTTCGCGGGCGTCGTCGGCTTCGACCCGTACAACGAGCCGTACGCGGGCAGCTACGACCCGGGCCAGGCCGGTCGCGGCTGGGAACGTGACCTGCTCTGGCCGTTCTACGTGCGGTTCCGGGCCCGCATGGACGCGGCCGGCTGGCAGGACAAGCCCGCCTTCGTCGAACCGAACCTCTTCTGGAACGCCAACATCGACACGCAGAAGCAGGAGGGCGGCCTGCTCGACGCGGGCACTCTGGGCCCCCGGTATGTGTTCAACACCCACTTCTACGACCAGAAGGCGATCTCCGGCATCCTGATGTGGGGCAAGGCGGGCGACGGCCAGTACGCCGGCGACTTCTCCACGGTGCGCGACCGTGCCACGGCGGCGGGCACGACGGCGATCGTCAGCGAGTTCGGCCACCCGCTGTCGGGATCGGTGGCGGACAAGGCCCCGACGGTCCTCAAGGCGATGTACCAGGCTCTGGACTCCCGACTGCCAGGGGCCGGTTGGTGGTCCCGGCCGGTGGCCTCCGGGCCGGTGCTCTCCGGCACCCAGTGGCAGTGGGACCTCTACAGCGGCCGCCATCACGAGCTGATGAACGGCAACGCGAGCAAGGTCCGCACCTCCGGTGACGCCTGGAACGACGAGGACCTGTCGGCCGTACGCCTCGACGACTCCGGCACGGCCGTCCTGCGCCAGGACGCCCGCCTCCTGGACCGGCTCTACCCCAGCGCGACCGCGGGCACCACGCTCGCCTTCACCTACGAGGACCGCTCCCGGGACGGCTCCACCACCCTGACCTGGAACCCGGTCCCGTCCACCCTGCCCCATGTCGCCCAGCTCGTGGGAGCGGGCCAGTACGGACTGCTGGTCTGGCGCTCGGACGGCGGCGCCGCGCCCACGGAACTCCATCTTCCGGCGTCCTTCGCCACCTCGGCCACGACGGTGGTGTCCGACCTCGGTACGGCGTACTCGCCGCCCGCCTACACCGCGAGCACGCCGATCGCCGTAGCCCCCGAGCCGGGCGGCACCGGCGCCCGCCGTCTGCTGCTCACCGCACCGGGAGCGGGGGTCCCGCACTACGCGCTGGTCACGAACGGGTCGACGGCACCGTCCGCCGGCCTGTTGAGCGCGGCCCGCTCCGAACTGAGTTCATGGGCCGCGACGGCGGCCGACCAACCGGCCTCCTGACGACGCCCGGGGGACC
It encodes:
- a CDS encoding cellulase family glycosylhydrolase; this translates as MAKLRARLLGVLVLLTGFLSAAGAPPATADGLPDSLWFDAPAAAGLTVDGGRFTDGLGREVVLRGYNVSGETKLEENGGLPFASVADARKSATALRALGGGNSVRFLFSWAHAEPVRGQVDTAYLAAATDQMRAFLDAGIRVYPDFHQDLYSRHLFDAGSWYTGDGAPEWAVEAGNYPAESCGICFFWGQNITQNGAVKQAQYDFWHNAHGLQDAFLATAQATLAYVEQHLTAAQFAGVVGFDPYNEPYAGSYDPGQAGRGWERDLLWPFYVRFRARMDAAGWQDKPAFVEPNLFWNANIDTQKQEGGLLDAGTLGPRYVFNTHFYDQKAISGILMWGKAGDGQYAGDFSTVRDRATAAGTTAIVSEFGHPLSGSVADKAPTVLKAMYQALDSRLPGAGWWSRPVASGPVLSGTQWQWDLYSGRHHELMNGNASKVRTSGDAWNDEDLSAVRLDDSGTAVLRQDARLLDRLYPSATAGTTLAFTYEDRSRDGSTTLTWNPVPSTLPHVAQLVGAGQYGLLVWRSDGGAAPTELHLPASFATSATTVVSDLGTAYSPPAYTASTPIAVAPEPGGTGARRLLLTAPGAGVPHYALVTNGSTAPSAGLLSAARSELSSWAATAADQPAS
- a CDS encoding GTP-binding protein; the protein is MHMLNLGILAHVDAGKTSLTERLLHSAGVIDEIGSVDDGSTQTDSLALERQRGITIKSAVVSFAIDDDVTVNLIDTPGHPDFIAEVERVLSVLDGAVLVISAVEGVQAQTRVLMRTLRRLRIPTLVFVNKIDRGGARYERVLENIVARLTPAIVPMGEVLGSGTRDARFARFTAERLCGARADLLAEHDDALLAAYVEGRVSGDRFRDALVRQTGQTLVHPVFFGSAMTGAGVEELIAGIRELLPPAEGAADGPVSGTVFKVERGPAGEKIAYVRLFSGTLRTRDRLRLRDGEEAKVTAISVFDRGAAVPEPAVTAGRIGKLWGLGDIRIGDTLGVPRKSSDDELHFSPPTLETVVVPRRPADRGALHLALTQLAEQDPLINLRQDELRKQVSVSLYGEVQKEVVQATLADEFGIEVLFRETTPLCVERPVGSGAAVEFNGKDPNPFLATVGLRIDPAPAGAGVEFRLEVELGAMPYAFFKAVEDTVGETLTQGIHGWQVTDCTVTMTHSGYSPRQSHAHQGFDKSMSSTGADFRGLTPLVVMDALRAAGTRVYEPMHRFRLEAPTDTLGAVLPLLVRQHAVPATTETRGTVCVLEGRIPVARVHELQQRLPGLTRGEGELECAFDHYAPVVGGALPDRPRTDLNPLDRKEYLLNVTRRVGA